The Arachis duranensis cultivar V14167 chromosome 9, aradu.V14167.gnm2.J7QH, whole genome shotgun sequence genomic sequence atatctcctcttttagctcttttctaaaaatattggcatataattaatgtagataacatatatattgagtaagtatctctattgaattaatcataaaggttaataaaatataatgaaataaatttCACCTAACTGTAGTAAGTATCTCCATTGAAGATATTTGCTAATTATTACCATGTAtaattagtttatatatatatataaggattAATAGTGAATtgttacaattatttatcatctaaAAAATTCGTACCCAAACATAGATCttcttctgtttattatttctCATACCTAAGGGCTACTAACTACGATTCTATCAACAGTATTGCCTATAGTAGATTATgtaatgaaaaaatttgaaaaataaaagcaagaatTATAATGTTATGGAAAGTCCCAttcaaatttgacaagaataagACGACTTACATAGAAATGATTCTCATGGATGATAaggtaagttgattattttttatgattcttTCAAGTAATGCTAGgtccattttataaatatttttgttcatgttttaagtttatttgataaGTAAACCCTTGCACGAATCAAAGACAAtgcaattttataaatttataagtgctaatagcttttatatttaatttgttttatattgtgataatagccaatatatttgttggtggatttgactattactatattatatttatgatcacattcagtatatatatctgatttattgaagaaagtagattattaaaatcaattaataactattttagagttaatctaattaacactaaattaaaaaaaatcaaacaatgtataatatattatttttttattaattaaattattgtaattcaaattaattttaaaaaaataatttaaaattataatttcaatcttatcgcGTGCATGGCACGGATAATTAAACTTGTTATTACTATATaacttagttaattttttttaaatgaccaataattgatataataaatgAGATATTGTATTACCAAATTTATCCCTTACATCAAAATTCAGAATTATCAAACCAACAAGAGTTAATTTGGGTGATAATAGGAGTTATTaccactaaaataaaaaaaaggaaaagaaaagtgtaATGGCAAGAATTTAACATAATAAGGAGAATCCGTATTTAAACTCTGGAGAAGGTAATTGGGATTACCCGCTAGAACTTCACCATTACTAACATATAGCTGTCCATCATGTTATTTTAGTAAGAgatccattttttctttatatgactgaaatatttatttatttataaataattctatatattGTCTAAAATAGCGCCTAATCGTATTGCTATTTGTGTAGGACGTGTAGGTAACAATAATACGGTTAGTAGTTTGGATATTCCACCAAAGCACTattattaaacttttttttagttatttatttttgaatgagATCACTCAGCTAAAGAtgcctaaaatatttttttaaatattttttaataattaaaattttatatatataattgattaaatcgTATTATTTACGTTATAATTAGATTATACAAATCGATTTgacaaaaaattcaataaataaccAAATTTTAAACCAANNNNNNNNNNNNNNNNNNNNNNNNNNNNNNNNNNNNNNNNNNNNNNNNNNNTTAGTTCATTAATTTTTTGGCcatattaatttgtttattctaattttgacaaaaataatataatttaatcaattatacatattaaattttaactactaaataacatctttaaaaaaatattttaaacgttTTATCTAATAAGtggttttcatttttaaaactATGTATACTGAGAGAAAAGTCTTAAATGTTAATTAAGTGCTCAACAAGgtgaaaaactaacaaaatgagaattttataaaaatataaactgaAAATAGGGAATTCGCCTCATGATAATCTACAAAAATAAAGTAGCAAACTATATATTTATTAgtcacattattattattattatatatatatatttaaatttaatatattattagtataaattaattttatatatgtgtcTAATTACGTAATATCatgtcaataaaaatatttattttttatattaattaaacaaataatcatttaaaaaaatgtcaTCCAACAATGATTGTATAACATTATTTTACACTATACATCTAAAATAAAACTATATATATctactataattatattatggTGACTATCTTAATTATGTAAGTGTTGTTATTAAGATATATCTGCATATAGTAAGACTTATTTCTTGCTCAATTAGCAAGAAAAAGAGATGTCTCTATTATATGAGAAAGTATAGCATGCCATGCACTTTGTTGCTTCACttgcaaaattcacaatcaTCCACTAATTCGATTCATTCCCTTTTTCCCTATTGAGTTTCATTTCTTCTCATCATCAAAAATCGAAACCtacctttttaatttcatttcatttgaAAATATAAGCTTGATATATTCATTCAGTTGGTTCTATTATTAGTTAGAGACATATATGGAGCCTAATAACTACAATTCTTCTTCTAATGTTGTTGTCACTGATGATGTGAAGAAGCCATTATTAGAAGAGAAAAAGATGGGTACAATAATAAGATACAAAGAATGTCTCAAGAACCATGCAGCTTCACTTGGTGGCAATGCAACTGATGGATGCGGCGAGTTCATGCCCTGTGGTCAACAAGGTACCATTGAAGCTCTCATCTGTTCTGCATGCAATTGCCATAGAAACTTTCACAGGAAAGAGATTCAATCTGAAGCTCATCATCATAAATATCAAGTGGTGAAGCATATTTTTGCACACTCATCAATGAGTCTTTCTGATCAATCTTATGATCATGATCATAACGACAATAAGGATTATTgtgaaaaaggggtggtgaagatgaagaagaggtTCAGGACAAAGTTCACACAAGAACAGAAGGCCAAGATGCTCGATTTCGCAGAGAAGGCAGGATGGAAGATACAGAAGCTAGATGAATCTATGGTGAACAAGTTTTGCCAAGACCTTGGGATCAAGAGAAGGGTACTCAAGGTTTGGATGCACAATAACAAGAACTCTTTTGCTGCGAAGAATAAACAGAATCTTTCTACAACCACCTAGATGATAATAATGAGTCCAATTTCTTGGAGTCATGGTTGAATTTTCTCGGTGCGATTTAAGATTACggatttaaaatataaaaataatcacTGATATAATTATCAGATTATATTGTATATCTCACATACACTTTTTGGGTGCGACTCTTCTCTGAACTATGTGTTAACGCAGGATTTTGTGCACCGccttttttatatctttttttcttcttttagtaTTATATAGCcacttttattttggatttatttCTCGATCTGTTGCTACTAAACTATGCTTCATACTTTGTTCATTCATTTTCTATAGAACGATttatttattgcttttttttttccacatattatcatttttgtttttttttttttttttttttgtttgaaattcgTTATGTGTCTTATTTAGTATAGTCTTTCACAAATGGATTCGAGTagagtttttctttcttttctttttcttttattaatgaatTCTTAATGGATTGTGAAATTTGCTTAACATAAGTcccataattaatttatataataggaaaaaaaaagaataaactaGCTCAAGATACAAAAATGAAATGAGTATGTGTAATACAACCTTGGATTATTTGTCGTTGATTATTTTCCTTATAAGTTTTAGTTTGTAGTTTATAAGAGGGTTATATTTGAATCATGAGCCCTATTAACAAAACGGTGAGGATAATATTGCATAAATTCATGGATAAGTCCtataaataatattagataaaaatattatagtaAAGTGATAATTAGGattaattagtttaaaaaaaaatatcagttaaattttttatgattgtaaATAGTAAACATATGCGTTTGTTCTTTTGCCAATGaataatgaaaaacaaaatagagtTGTATATGTATTTTGTTATTCTGTCCTCTtataattacataaatataaaagCGATATAATTTTGGACaagaaaatatttattattttttaaattttcatataaCATTTATCAactactttttatttattacgaACCATATTAAAATAGGTGTAGTTTCGTTTCAAAAATTATCATCTATATAAcaatcttttataaataaatatatcacaGTAATTAAGAGTACATATAAGTATTACTGTTAAATTTTACGTAATAAATCAATAGAAAAACATAACATATCTATCGTTTGTTATTATAAAAGATCAAATTGACATTTCTTTTCAAGATCTAattaatctaaaattaaaattttcagaaACTTCATTATCACTTTACTCTATAATAAAAGAAACCTGACAtttgtataattaattttgtttcgGGTGAATAAAACAATTtggaattatttatttatttatttagggAAAAACCACTATATTTGATTCCCTTGCGGAAGATATTTGTTTTGAGTACTGTAGATGTATatagaacaaaacaaaaatttctttttggaaAAGCTGGCCATATATGCGATATTTTTATTCAAACAGAATTATTTcccaagaaaaaaatattttaagaaaatagtAATACGATTAAAGAAAAGTGATTTTACTATCCCTAGTTATACACTTATATCGGACAATTCtcacaagaaagaaaaaaggaaaatattgaAAGAAAAGTCAAACTGAAATCATTTTCGTTTTTGGTGGAGGATGTTTTGTTTTAAGAGAAAGTATAAGAAATTAACTTTTAGTTAACTAATATTAgtccattattttgttttagtttcaaaagtttttatttattaaagaattTATGATGTAGAATTTAATGTTTGTGGATTCAAGAAATTGGGAATGACATTTAAGGAAAACTTATGAAATGTATGCATAGCCACGTGCTTACTAGGGTGGTATCATACTTCCAGAATAATTTGgtttgatatttttctttttcatcgtATATATGAAATGTTCTTCTTAATTATTAGTTGCTTGAGATTAATGGAACTACTACACATCCATAATTATTAAGATCATAGAAAACTTGATATTTTTAGCCACATTTCCTTGAGTAGGAGTTCAagctatgattgaaaaaattgcTTATTCGTTCTTCTGCGGGGAACTATATAGTATTGACTATTGAACTATTGCTAATAATACTATGATGTGGGGCGCATGCGCAGAAAGATATATAAACTTTTTAGCCTAATATTAGAATGATGCTTGATCCCCTAATGTATGAGCTTATCATATCTAGAGCTTAGGATgccattattaaaaataaaaaggaagggGTTAAAGGTATAATTAGGTTTGAGTTATGATAATCATAGGCACTAATTAATGTTTCTATGGTGATAAGAATTAATTGACAATTAGTGACGCTCTTTATTATAAGAggctgttttttcttttttattatttttcttttggcgGCGACTAATTTTGATAtcctattttttttgaaaaagtatagggaccaaGTTAGAGTCCGTCAAGTTTTACcaacaataattattaattttaaattttaaaaacaaaatttaaataattaatattaaacaGAATTTGAAAGATAAGGATTAAGCAAATAGTAACCACTCCATAAACGTCTCCACTCCTTCTCATCACAGCTTCGAAAATGCCCTGGCTTCCATCGCGCAGACCATTGCATCGCCGCCTCTGCAGTGCGCCGCGCACGTCACTACTCTCCCGTCGCACCGCCAGCTAATCTGCGTCACTCGCATTCACGCTGCTCGCCTGTCACATCCTCGTCGCTCGCGGCTTGCATACCCAAGGCCAAGCCCGCATTTGCACCACCGCAACCTCCATCTCGTCAATCCTTTGCGTAGCGCTGGTGCCCTCCGCAACCAATTTCCATCGCCACAAGGCGCTCTCTGCTAGCGCTGTTTCCTCCTCCACAGAACCACCGTAGTGCCCTTTCCCTCGTGATTTGCATCGCCGCCGATCCTCGCAGcgcgctctctctctctcgtatCCACCTTCTCAATCCTTTCTACTTCCTTTCCGGTGAGccaattcatcttcttttatttttttttctctgatttctttcttttttttctctaatttaatttaaaaattaatttcattttgaattGTTTTGGTTGTTACAATATACATATTGTGTCTATTATAgactatgataatgagtgtgGCAGTGAGTGGATTTGtgttaaaatttatgattttattattttttttggttgttggttcattttaaaatttgtactgTTTGTTGATTTTGTGTTATGTTGTTGCTAATGAAGATTTAAGTATGCAATTATTATTGGAATATAATTTTACCTTTGTTGTGAAGTTGTTGCTCTatcaaaaatcatgaaaattttgCCGAATTAAAGATgtgaatattataaattaagttGAAAGTTTTATGTTTTAGAATATATTTCTAACTCCTTAATTATTGATCTATTATGgtcctttttaaaattgacaTAAATTATTGATCTGATAAAGACTATTCTGATATAAATTTTAGTCAGATTTTTTCTCAACTAATGACCAATAAAGACAGATAGAGAAATAGGATCAAACATGCTTCAAATGTTGCAAATTCTTGCTGATGTACTAAAAAGTATCATTTATAAAGAGGTAATTATAGTTAGCTGCATTTACTTATAGTTTGTGATACAAATGTTAGAGTAATCTTtgtttttatcatgttttaagctttataatattaaaaccTTTCTATGATATAAGTATATTCTTCTGCTTCAGTTGAAAGAT encodes the following:
- the LOC107466050 gene encoding zinc-finger homeodomain protein 4-like gives rise to the protein MEPNNYNSSSNVVVTDDVKKPLLEEKKMGTIIRYKECLKNHAASLGGNATDGCGEFMPCGQQGTIEALICSACNCHRNFHRKEIQSEAHHHKYQVVKHIFAHSSMSLSDQSYDHDHNDNKDYCEKGVVKMKKRFRTKFTQEQKAKMLDFAEKAGWKIQKLDESMVNKFCQDLGIKRRVLKVWMHNNKNSFAAKNKQNLSTTT